A genomic region of Vitis vinifera cultivar Pinot Noir 40024 chromosome 7, ASM3070453v1 contains the following coding sequences:
- the LOC100268058 gene encoding photosynthetic NDH subunit of lumenal location 4, chloroplastic produces MAISALTVATVKPQTLQTHHPKPSLSFKPIANCISSTKRPVLDVGIGLLAASVVALSPLEATATRIEYYATVGEPNCELNFAKSGLGYCDVAVGSGEEAPFGELINVHYTARFADGTVFDSSYKRARPLTMRIGAGKLIKGLDQGILGGEGVPPMLVGGKRKLRIPPALAYGPEPAGCFSGDCNIPANATLLYDINFVGIYSGNAK; encoded by the exons atggcGATCTCTGCACTAACTGTAGCAACTGTCAAACCCCAAACCCTTCAAACCCACCATCCTAAACCCTCTCTCTCCTTCAAACCCATCGCTAATTGCATTTCTTCAACAAAGAGACCAGTATTGGATGTGGGTATTGGGCTTTTGGCAGCTTCAGTGGTGGCTTTGTCTCCATTGGAGGCAACTGCCACAAGAATCGAGTACTACGCCACTGTAGGAGAGCCCAATTGTGAGCTCAACTTTGCAAAGTCCGGGCTGGGTTACTGTGATGTTGCAGTGGGATCTGGTGAGGAGGCTCCTTTTGGTGAGCTTATCAAT GTTCACTACACTGCAAGATTTGCTGACGGGACAGTCTTTGATAGCAGCTACAAACGTGCCAGACCTCTCACTATGCGAATTGGTGCTGGAAAG TTGATTAAGGGACTGGATCAGGGAATTTTAGGGGGTGAAGGAGTACCTCCAATGTTAGTAG GTGGAAAGCGGAAGCTTCGGATTCCTCCAGCGTTAGCATATGGGCCAGAACCTGCAGGCTGCTTTTCTG GTGACTGCAATATACCTGCCAACGCTACTCTTctttatgatattaattttgTTGGCATCTATTCGGGAAATGCGAAGTGA
- the LOC100245736 gene encoding heavy metal-associated isoprenylated plant protein 23: MGVGGTLEYLSDLMSSGHKHKKRKQSQTVELKVRMDCEGCELKVKKTLSSLSGVKSVDINRKQQKVTVTGYVDANKVLKKAKSTGKKAELWPYVPYNLVAQPYAVHAYDKKAPPGYVRNVEQPPISGTVTRYEDPYITMFSDENPNACSIM, from the exons ATGGGAGTTGGAGGCACTTTGGAGTACTTATCTGATTTGATGAGTAGTGGGCATAAACACAAGAAGAGGAAACAATCACAGACTGTGGAGCTCAAAGTCAGGATGGATTGTGAAGGCTGTGAGCTTAAAGTCAAGAAAACCCTCTCTTCATTAAGTG GAGTTAAATCTGTGGATATAAACAGGAAACAGCAGAAGGTGACTGTAACTGGGTATGTTGATGCAAACAAGGTGTTGAAGAAGGCCAAATCAACAGGGAAAAAGGCTGAGCTTTGGCCCTATGTTCCTTACAACCTAGTGGCTCAGCCCTATGCTGTTCATGCTTATGACAAGAAGGCTCCCCCTGGGTATGTCAGGAATGTAGAGCAACCCCCCATCAGTGGTACTGTGACAAGATATGAAGACCCTTACATCACCATGTTCAGTGATGAGAACCCAAATGCTTGTTCTATTATGTAG
- the LOC100250885 gene encoding aspartic proteinase-like protein 1 isoform X1 has translation MAARFLVAMSVVVLLIESCMAAMFSARLIHRFSDEVKAFRAARSGLSGSWPEWRTMEYYKMLVRSDWERQKVMLGSKYQFLFPSEGSKTMSFGNDYGWLHYTWIDIGTPNISFLVALDAGSDLLWIPCDCIQCAPLSASYYGSLDRDLNQYSPSGSSTSKHLSCSHQLCESSPNCDSPKQLCPYTINYYSENTSSSGLLIEDILHLTSGIDDASNSSVRAPVIIGCGMRQTGGYLDGVAPDGLMGLGLGEISVPSFLSKAGLVKNSFSLCFNDDDSGRIFFGDQGLATQQTTLFLPSDGKYETYIVGVEACCIGSSCIKQTSFRALVDSGASFTFLPDESYRNVVDEFDKQVNATRFSFEGYPWEYCYKSSSKELLKNPSVILKFALNNSFVVHNPVFVVHGYQGVVGFCLAIQPADGDIGILGQNFMTGYRMVFDRENLKLGWSRSNCQDLTDGERMPLTPSPNDRPPNPLPANEQQNTHSGHTITPAVAGRAPSNPSAASTQLILSQFCLVKSLPLMLLLLHLLPSAF, from the exons ATGGCGGCTCGATTTCTGGTTGCGATGTCTGTGGTAGTTCTCTTGATTGAGAGTTGTATGGCGGCGATGTTTTCTGCTAGGCTCATTCACCGGTTCTCTGATGAGGTGAAGGCGTTCAGGGCGGCGAGGAGCGGGTTGTCTGGGTCGTGGCCGGAGTGGAGGACTATGGAGTACTACAAAATGCTGGTGAGGAGTGATTGGGAGAGGCAGAAGGTAATGCTCGGGTCCAAGTATCAGTTTCTGTTCCCGTCCGAGGGGAGCAAAACGATGTCGTTCGGTAACGACTATGGATG GTTGCATTATACTTGGATTGATATAGGGACACCcaatatttcttttcttgttgcaTTGGATGCTGGGAGTGATCTACTATGGATTCCGTGTGACTGCATACAATGCGCTCCCTTATCCGCCAGCTATTATGGTAGTCTG GATAGAGATCTAAATCAGTACAGTCCATCTGGTTCAAGCACCAGCAAGCACCTGTCTTGTAGCCATCAGTTATGTGAATCAAGTCCAAACTGTGATAGTCCTAAGCAGCTATGCCCTTACACTATAAACTACTACTCTGAAAATACATCAAGCTCTGGATTGCTGATTGAGGACATCCTACATCTTACATCAGGCATTGATGATGCATCTAACTCCTCTGTGCGGGCCCCAGTCATCATAGG ATGTGGTATGAGGCAAACTGGTGGTTACTTGGATGGAGTTGCTCCTGATGGTCTTATGGGTTTGGGGCTTGGAGAAATTTCAGTTCCAAGTTTTCTTTCAAAAGCAGGACTGGTAAAGAACTCTTTCTCATTGTGTTTTAATGATGATGATTCTGGGAGAATCTTTTTTGGGGACCAAGGACTAGCTACTCAACAAACTACTCTCTTCTTGCCTTCAGATGGAAAATA TGAAACCTACATAGTTGGAGTAGAGGCATGCTGTATTGGGAGTTCTTGTATTAAACAAACAAGCTTCAGAGCACTGGTTGACAGTGGGGCATCATTTACATTTCTTCCAGATGAATCATATAGAAATGTTGTTGATGAG TTTGACAAACAAGTGAATGCCACGCGATTTAGCTTTGAAGGATATCCTTGGGAATATTGCTATAAATCCAG TTCAAAAGAGTTGTTAAAGAATCCCTCTGTGATACTCAAGTTTGCACTGAACAACAGCTTTGTGGTTCACAACCCTGTTTTTGTGGTCCATGGCTATCAG GGagttgttggattttgtttagcCATACAGCCAGCAGATGGAGATATTGGAATCCTTGGAC AGAACTTCATGACCGGATACCGGATGGTGTTTGACCGAGAAAATTTGAAGCTGGGATGGTCTCGTTCAAATT GTCAAGATCTCACTGATGGCGAGAGAATGCCCCTTACTCCATCCCCAAATGACAGACCACCGAATCCATTGCCTGCAAATGAGCAGCAGAACACCCATAGTGGGCACACAATTACTCCTGCAGTCGCTGGAAGGGCTCCCTCCAATCCCTCCGCCGCCTCCACACAGCTCATTTTGTCCCAGTTTTGTTTGGTGAAATCTCTGCCTCTTATGCTCTTGCTATTGCATCTACTACCTTCAGCCTTCTAA
- the LOC100250885 gene encoding aspartic proteinase-like protein 1 isoform X2: MLGVIYYGFRVTAYNALPYPPAIMVVWCSLIFGASIMQDRDLNQYSPSGSSTSKHLSCSHQLCESSPNCDSPKQLCPYTINYYSENTSSSGLLIEDILHLTSGIDDASNSSVRAPVIIGCGMRQTGGYLDGVAPDGLMGLGLGEISVPSFLSKAGLVKNSFSLCFNDDDSGRIFFGDQGLATQQTTLFLPSDGKYETYIVGVEACCIGSSCIKQTSFRALVDSGASFTFLPDESYRNVVDEFDKQVNATRFSFEGYPWEYCYKSSSKELLKNPSVILKFALNNSFVVHNPVFVVHGYQGVVGFCLAIQPADGDIGILGQNFMTGYRMVFDRENLKLGWSRSNCQDLTDGERMPLTPSPNDRPPNPLPANEQQNTHSGHTITPAVAGRAPSNPSAASTQLILSQFCLVKSLPLMLLLLHLLPSAF; the protein is encoded by the exons ATGCTGGGAGTGATCTACTATGGATTCCGTGTGACTGCATACAATGCGCTCCCTTATCCGCCAGCTATTATGGTAGTCTG GTGCTCCCTCATATTTGGGGCATCTATTATGCAGGATAGAGATCTAAATCAGTACAGTCCATCTGGTTCAAGCACCAGCAAGCACCTGTCTTGTAGCCATCAGTTATGTGAATCAAGTCCAAACTGTGATAGTCCTAAGCAGCTATGCCCTTACACTATAAACTACTACTCTGAAAATACATCAAGCTCTGGATTGCTGATTGAGGACATCCTACATCTTACATCAGGCATTGATGATGCATCTAACTCCTCTGTGCGGGCCCCAGTCATCATAGG ATGTGGTATGAGGCAAACTGGTGGTTACTTGGATGGAGTTGCTCCTGATGGTCTTATGGGTTTGGGGCTTGGAGAAATTTCAGTTCCAAGTTTTCTTTCAAAAGCAGGACTGGTAAAGAACTCTTTCTCATTGTGTTTTAATGATGATGATTCTGGGAGAATCTTTTTTGGGGACCAAGGACTAGCTACTCAACAAACTACTCTCTTCTTGCCTTCAGATGGAAAATA TGAAACCTACATAGTTGGAGTAGAGGCATGCTGTATTGGGAGTTCTTGTATTAAACAAACAAGCTTCAGAGCACTGGTTGACAGTGGGGCATCATTTACATTTCTTCCAGATGAATCATATAGAAATGTTGTTGATGAG TTTGACAAACAAGTGAATGCCACGCGATTTAGCTTTGAAGGATATCCTTGGGAATATTGCTATAAATCCAG TTCAAAAGAGTTGTTAAAGAATCCCTCTGTGATACTCAAGTTTGCACTGAACAACAGCTTTGTGGTTCACAACCCTGTTTTTGTGGTCCATGGCTATCAG GGagttgttggattttgtttagcCATACAGCCAGCAGATGGAGATATTGGAATCCTTGGAC AGAACTTCATGACCGGATACCGGATGGTGTTTGACCGAGAAAATTTGAAGCTGGGATGGTCTCGTTCAAATT GTCAAGATCTCACTGATGGCGAGAGAATGCCCCTTACTCCATCCCCAAATGACAGACCACCGAATCCATTGCCTGCAAATGAGCAGCAGAACACCCATAGTGGGCACACAATTACTCCTGCAGTCGCTGGAAGGGCTCCCTCCAATCCCTCCGCCGCCTCCACACAGCTCATTTTGTCCCAGTTTTGTTTGGTGAAATCTCTGCCTCTTATGCTCTTGCTATTGCATCTACTACCTTCAGCCTTCTAA
- the LOC100254344 gene encoding agamous-like MADS-box protein AGL104, producing MGRVKLQIKRIENNTNRQVTFSKRRNGLIKKAYELSVLCDIDIALIMFSHSGRLSHFSGKRRVEDVLTRYINLPDHERGGILLNVQYLISTLKKLKTENDIALQLANPVAVNSNVEELNQEINNLQHQLQIAEEQLRIFEPDPLAFTSTGELESCEKNLLEALNRVTERKKYLLSNHLSTYDPASIQAYLDSQEGLPTSFENEVMGWLPENGHNHTQMFGSDPCVPLRNHPSTNVYDNLGHGTSINVDPINMGGCHISNSGCEGLPPWHHSYTSTELLSALMPQPSYPPPKVINCFCFCFKLKIV from the exons atggGTCGTGTTAAACTGCAGATTAAGAGAATAGAAAACAACACAAATCGACAAGTCACATTCTCTAAACGAAGAAATGGACTCATCAAAAAGGCTTATGAGCTCTCAGTCCTCTGCGATATCGATATCGCCCTCATTATGTTCTCACACTCCGGTCGTCTCAGCCATTTTTCCGGCAAGAGAAG AGTTGAAGATGTACTAACGCGATATATAAATCTCCCAGATCATGAGAGAGGAgg aatTCTGTTGAACGTGCAGTATTTGATCAGTACCCTTAAGAAGCTCAAGACAGAAAATGACATTGCTCTGCAACTTGCCAA TCCTGTGGCTGTTAACTCTAACGTGGAG gAACTCAACCAAGAAATCAATAATTTACAGCATCAGCTCCAGATAGCAGAAGAACAATTAAG AATATTTGAGCCTGACCCACTGGCCTTTACCTCAACTGGGGAACTTGAATCTTGTGAGAAGAACCTGTTGGAGGCCTTGAATCGAGTCACAGAAAGAAAA aaatatCTACTGAGTAACCATTTATCTACTTACGACCCAGCAAGTATACAG GCGTACTTGGATTCACAGGAGGGTTTACCAACCTCATTTGAGAACGAGGTTATGGGCTGGTTGCCGGAAAATGGACACAACCATACCCAAATGTTTGGATCTGACCCTTGTGTTCCTCTGAG GAACCATCCATCAACGAATGTCTACGATAATCTGGGCCATGGAACAAGTATCAATGTGGACCCAATCAACATGGGAGGATGCCACATCAGCAACTCGGGCTGTGAGGGCCTTCCACCGTGGCATCATTCATACACCTCAACTGAACTCCTCTCAGCCCTCATGCCTCAACCCTCATACCCTCCTCCTAAGGTAATaaactgtttttgtttttgttttaaacttaaaattgtttga